The following coding sequences are from one Salvia hispanica cultivar TCC Black 2014 chromosome 3, UniMelb_Shisp_WGS_1.0, whole genome shotgun sequence window:
- the LOC125211806 gene encoding selT-like protein: MDRAQLLLVGLPLFLFCSDIFRLFSPAPVKPAAPHHHHLHADSQPLIQPLEFPTQKPSGIGYGNTVSIDFCSSCSYRGTAVTMKNMLESQFPGINVILANYPPPLPKRMLSKVVPVIQFGVIGIIMGGEHIFPRLGFAAPPQWYYSMRANRFGSMASTWLLGNFLQSFLQNSGAFEVYCNGELVFSKLKENRFPGEIELKELIARRIVNSRVII; encoded by the exons ATGGATCGGGCACAGCTTCTGTTGGTAGGTCTCCCCCTTTTCCTCTTTTGCTCCGACATCTTCAGACTCTTCTCTCCGGCGCCGGTGAAGCCCGCCGctccccaccaccaccacctccacgcCGATTCGCAGCCACTAATCCAGCCCCTGGAATTTCCTACTCAG AAACCAAGTGGGATTGGTTATGGAAACACTGTTAGCATTGACTTCTGTTCATCTTGTTCTTACAg AGGGACTGCAGTCACAATGAAGAATATGTTAGAAAGTCAGTTTCCCGGGATCAATGTTATACTTGCAAATTATCCTCCTCCTCTGCCTAAGCGCATGTTAAGCAAGGTCGTACCAGTGATACAATTTGGTGTGATTGGCATTATAATGGGTGGTGAGCATATTTTTCCAAGGCTAGGATTTGCTGCACCACCCCAATGGTACTATTCCATGCGTGCAAATAGATTTGGGAGCATGGCAAGTACTTGGCTACTTGGAAACTTCCTTCAGTCCTTCCTGCAAAACTCTGGTGCTTTTGAAGTGTACTGTAATGGTGAACTG GTGTTCTCCAAACTTAAGGAGAATAGGTTCCCTGGAGAGATAGAGTTGAAAGAACTCATTGCTCGAAGGATTGTTAATTCAAGGGTGATAATCTGA